In Brachypodium distachyon strain Bd21 chromosome 2, Brachypodium_distachyon_v3.0, whole genome shotgun sequence, one genomic interval encodes:
- the LOC100826036 gene encoding galactinol--sucrose galactosyltransferase, producing MAPNLSKATAADVLGGAVAADGLKPSPSRFTLKGGKDLAVDGHPALLDVPANIRLTPASTLVPSSSANAANGAFLGFDAPEPLSRHVVPIGRLVSTKFMSIFRFKVWWTTHWTGTRGRDLENETQMLLLDRPGPGRPYVLLLPILDGPFRASLEPEKSDHVALCLESGSSAVKGAAFRSAVYLHAGDDPFSLVRDAARVVRAHLGTFRLLEEKTPPPIVDKFGWCTWDAFYLKVHPAGVWEGVRGLADGGCPPGLVLIDDGWQSICHDDDDPASGAEGMNRTAAGEQMPCRLMKFEENHKFREYEGVKGKGLGGFVKEMKAAFPTVEQVYVWHALCGYWGGLRPGAPGLPPAEVVKPRLSPGLQRTMEDLAVDKIVNNGVGLVDPKRVLELYEGLHSHLQASGIDGVKVDVIHLLEMLCEEHGGRVELAKAYFRALTESVRRHFNGNGVIASMEHCNDFMLLGTEAVALGRVGDDFWCTDPSGDPNGTFWLQGCHMVHCAYNSLWMGSFIHPDWDMFQSTHPCAAFHAASRAVSGGPVYVSDAVGCHDFALLRRLALPDGTVLRCAHHALPTRDCLFVDPLHDGETVLKIWNLNVFSGVLGMFNCQGGGWSPEARRNKCFSHCSVPLTVHAGPADVEWGQSKGGLGVGAAEFAVYFVEAGSVRLLKPEETVELTLEPFNYELLVVAPVSRVVERDAGFAPIGLANMLNAGGAVQGLECGVGEVEVAVKGAGQMVAYSSARPVMCKVDGVEAEFVYSGEDGLVTVDVPWSGSSSKLVRVQYLY from the exons ATGGCTCCGAACCTGAGCAAAGCCACGGCCGCCGACGTGCTGGGCGGGGCGGTCGCGGCGGACGGGCTGAAGCCGTCGCCGTCCCGCTTCACACTCAAGGGCGGCAAGGACCTGGCCGTCGACGGCCACCCGGCGCTCCTCGACGTCCCCGCCAACATCCGCCTCACCCCGGCCTCCACCCTcgtcccttcctcctccgccaacGCCGCCAACGGAGCCTTCCTGGGCTTCGACGCCCCGGAGCCCCTGAGCCGCCACGTGGTGCCCATCGGCCGGCTGGTCTCCACCAAGTTCATGAGCATCTTCCGGTTCAAGGTCTGGTGGACGACCCACTGGACGGGCACCCGCGGCCGCGACCTGGAGAACGAGACCCAGATGCTCCTCCTCGAccgccccggccccggccgcccttacgtcctcctcctcccgatccTCGACGGGCCCTTCCGCGCCTCCCTCGAGCCCGAGAAATCCGACCACGTGGCGCTCTGCCTCGAGAGCGGCTCGTCGGCGGTCAAGGGCGCCGCGTTCCGGTCCGCCGTGTACCTCCACGCGGGGGACGACCCGTTCTCGCTGGTCCGGGACGCGGCGCGGGTCGTGCGCGCCCACCTGGGCACGTTCCGgctgctggaggagaagaCCCCGCCGCCGATCGTGGACAAGTTCGGCTGGTGCACCTGGGACGCCTTCTACCTCAAGGTTCACCCGGCGGGCGTCTGGGAGGGCGTCCGCGGGCTGGCCGACGGCGGGTGCCCGCCGGGGCTCGTGCTCATCGACGACGGATGGCAGTCCATCtgccacgacgacgacgacccggCTTCCGGTGCCGAGGGCATGAACCGCACGGCGGCTGGGGAGCAGATGCCGTGCCGGCTGATGAAGTTCGAGGAGAATCACAAGTTTAGAGAGTATGAGGGCGTGAAGGGGAAAGGGCTGGGCGGGTTTGTGAAGGAGATGAAGGCGGCGTTCCCGACCGTGGAGCAGGTGTATGTCTGGCACGCGCTTTGCGGGTACTGGGGCGGGCTCCGGCCTGGCGCGCCTgggttgccgccggcggaggTTGTGAAGCCCAGGCTCTCGCCCGGGCTGCAGCGCACCATGGAGGACCTTGCCGTTGACAAGATCGTTAACAATGGCGTCGGGCTCGTGGATCCCAAGCGCGTGCTTGAGCTCTATGAGGGGCTTCATTCGCACCTCCAGGCTTCCGGGATCGACGGCGTCAAGGTCGACGTCATTCAT CTGCTGGAGATGCTGTGCGAGGAGCACGGCGGGCGGgtggagctcgccaaggcctaCTTCCGGGCGCTCACAGAGTCCGTCCGGCGCCACTTCAACGGCAACGGCGTGATCGCGAGCATGGAGCACTGCAACGACTTCATGCTGCTAGGCACAGAAGCCGTGGCGCTGGGCCGTGTCGGGGACGACTTCTGGTGCACGGACCCTTCCGGCGACCCCAACGGCACCTTCTGGCTCCAGGGCTGCCACATGGTGCACTGCGCCTACAATTCCCTCTGGATGGGCAGCTTCATCCACCCGGactgggacatgttccagtCCACGCACCCCTGCGCCGCCTTCCacgccgcctcccgcgccgtctccggcgGGCCCGTCTACGTCAGCGACGCCGTGGGGTGCCACGACTtcgcgctcctccgccgcctggcATTACCCGACGGCACCGTGCTTCGGTGCGCGCACCACGCGCTCCCCACGCGCGACTGCCTCTTCGTGGACCCGCTCCATGACGGCGAGACCGTGCTCAAGATATGGAATCTGAATGTGTTCTCGGGTGTTTTGGGCATGTTTAACTGCCAGGGCGGCGGGTGGAGCCCCGAGGCGAGGCGGAACAAGTGCTTCTCCCACTGCTCCGTTCCTCTCACGGTGCACGCCGGCCCCGCGGACGTCGAGTGGGGGCAGAGCAAGGGCGGATTGGGCGTCGGCGCGGCAGAGTTTGCCGTGTACTTTGTCGAGGCCGGGAGTGTGCGGCTGCTGAAGCCGGAGGAGACCGTGGAGCTCACGCTCGAGCCGTTTAACTACGAGCTCCTCGTTGTAGCCCCCGTCTCCAGGGTCGTTGAGAGGGACGCTGGATTCGCGCCGATCGGGCTCGCTAACATGTTGAatgccggcggcgccgtgcaGGGCTTGGAGTGCGGCGTTGGGGAAGTGGAGGTGGCCGTCAAGGGCGCTGGGCAGATGGTGGCGTACTCGTCGGCGAGGCCCGTTATGTGCAAGGTGGACGGCGTCGAAGCCGAGTTCGTGTATAGCGGCGAAGATGGGTTGGTCACCGTCGATGTGCCGTGGTCTGGGTCGTCGTCCAAGCTGGTTCGTGTCCAGTACCTCTATTGA